A stretch of Fusobacterium sp. DNA encodes these proteins:
- a CDS encoding TolC family protein — protein MIYVGIPAEALRQRPDIQAAEYQLEAQIARTKSARADLKPKLILFGSIGLESVSSVFTSKYFFLKRFI, from the coding sequence ATGATCTATGTTGGAATTCCTGCTGAAGCTTTAAGACAAAGACCTGACATACAAGCAGCTGAATACCAATTGGAAGCTCAAATTGCTCGTACAAAATCAGCAAGAGCTGATCTAAAACCAAAATTAATATTGTTTGGTTCAATAGGCTTAGAAAGTGTCAGTAGTGTTTTCACTTCTAAATACTTTTTCCTCAAGAGATTCATTTAA
- a CDS encoding autotransporter-associated N-terminal domain-containing protein yields MRKGDIEKSLKRFLKRKVSYSLSLLIAFMITGGISFGAGITAEEIQETKGDLLTKIQTEREEIKSKIAENERLIKEYNSDFVELVRKGDFYSKPTFNSTQVFLSYQYLDNG; encoded by the coding sequence GTGAGAAAAGGTGATATTGAAAAATCTCTAAAAAGATTTTTAAAAAGAAAAGTCAGTTATTCTCTTTCACTTTTGATAGCCTTCATGATAACAGGAGGAATATCTTTTGGAGCAGGAATAACAGCAGAGGAAATACAGGAAACTAAAGGAGATCTTTTAACTAAGATACAGACAGAGCGCGAAGAAATAAAAAGCAAAATAGCAGAAAATGAAAGACTGATAAAAGAATATAATTCAGATTTTGTGGAACTTGTAAGAAAGGGAGATTTTTACTCTAAACCAACATTCAATAGTACACAGGTATTTTTGTCATATCAATATTTAGATAATGGA
- a CDS encoding TolC family protein, translating into MWTKVTEARAALGISKAELLPWLDSNNGWERKQTSDNSPNQSGIANVYKLGIDASWEIDIFGGNRYKVDATTADLQTQHAQLHAAWVTLTSEVAINYLSLRTLQERLSIAEANLSLQENTVQLLQSKYNNGLIDGLGLNQAKYTASQTKSTIPTIKISIEETLNNLAVLTGQLSGSLEKILIEKKLFQILMK; encoded by the coding sequence GTGTGGACAAAAGTTACTGAAGCCAGAGCTGCGTTAGGAATAAGCAAAGCTGAACTACTTCCATGGCTTGATAGTAATAATGGCTGGGAAAGAAAACAAACATCTGATAATTCTCCTAATCAAAGTGGAATTGCTAATGTCTATAAATTAGGAATAGATGCTTCATGGGAAATTGATATTTTTGGTGGAAATCGGTATAAAGTAGATGCTACAACAGCTGATTTACAAACACAGCATGCTCAACTTCATGCAGCATGGGTCACTTTGACATCAGAGGTAGCAATCAATTACTTATCTTTAAGAACTTTACAAGAACGATTATCAATAGCTGAAGCCAATCTAAGTTTACAAGAGAATACAGTTCAGTTATTACAGTCAAAATATAATAATGGACTAATAGATGGATTAGGGCTAAATCAAGCTAAGTATACAGCAAGTCAAACTAAGTCTACCATTCCTACTATAAAAATAAGTATAGAGGAAACACTAAATAATTTAGCAGTACTTACAGGACAACTGTCAGGAAGTCTTGAAAAAATTCTAATAGAAAAAAAGCTCTTCCAAATATTGATGAAATGA